A single region of the Nicotiana sylvestris chromosome 6, ASM39365v2, whole genome shotgun sequence genome encodes:
- the LOC104241986 gene encoding glycerophosphodiester phosphodiesterase GDPD6-like isoform X1: MCLRVKDRRQTSIARPLYPLPGRRNDRNKQPLQTFRAYNIAHRGSNGEIPEETAAAYMRAIEEGTDFIETDILASKDGALICFHDVTLDDTTDITNHKEFANRKRTYEVQGVNTTGFFLVDFTLDELKLLRVKQRYPFRDQQYNGEFSIITFDEFISIALDAHRVVGIYPEIKNPVFINQQVKWPGGKRFEDKFVETLKKYGYRGSYMSKQWLKQPAFIQSFAPTSLIYISNQTDLPKIFLIDDVDMPTQDTNQSYWEITSDSYLDFIKEYVVGIGPWKDNIIPVSSNYLQIPSDLVARAHAHNLQVHPYTFRNENKFLHFNFSEDPYNEYDYWINKIGVDGLFTDFTGSLHHYQEWTNPFASGEKEATRLLHKIELMLSKFKYFN, from the exons ATGTGTTTGCGTGTGAAAGACCGTAGACAGACAAGCATAG CGAGACCTCTCTACCCACTTCCTGGCAGAAGAAATGATAGAAATAAACAGCCTTTACAAACATTTCGAGCATACAACATTGCGCACCGAGGTTCAAATGGAGAAATTCCCGAAGAAACTGCAGCAGCATACATG AGAGCTATTGAAGAGGGTACTGATTTCATTGAGACAGATATTTTAGCATCTAAAGACGGTGCTCTTATATGCTTCCATGATGTCACCCTTGACGATACAACTGATATAACAAATCACAAGGAGTTTGCTAATCGGAAGAGGACCTATGAGGTTCAAGGGGTCAACACTACTGGATTTTTTCTTG TTGATTTCACCCTTGATGAATTGAAGCTTCTGCGAGTAAAGCAAAGATATCCTTTCAGAGATCAGCAATATAATG GAGAATTTTCTATTATTACTTTTGATGAGTTCATCTCAATTGCATTGGATGCCCATAGAGTAGTTGGAATATATCCAGAGATAAAAAATCCAGTCTTTATCAACCAACAG GTTAAATGGCCAGGCGGTAAGAGATTTGAGGACAAGTTTGTTGAGACGCTGAAGAAGTATGGATACAGAGGTTCATATATGTCGAAGCAATGGTTAAAGCAGCCTGCATTCATTCAATCTTTTGCTCCAACGTCACTAATTTACATATCAAATCAAACAGACCTGCCTAAGATCTTCCTCATTGATGACGTGGATATGCCAACACAAGACACCAATCAG TCATATTGGGAGATTACTTCAGACAGTTATCTCGACTTCATCAAGGAATATGTGGTGGGGATTGGGCCTTGGAAGGACAACATAATTCCTGTTTCTAGCAACTATCTGCAAATACCTTCTGATCTCGTCGCAAGAGCACATGCCCATAATCTACAG GTTCATCCATATACTTTCCGGAATGAGAACAAATTCTTACACTTCAACTTCAGTGAAGATCCATACAATGAGTATGACTACTGGATAAACAAGATAGGCGTCGATGGGCTCTTCACAGATTTCACAGGCAGCCTTCACCATTATCAGGAATGGACCAATCCATTTGCATCTGGAGAAAAAGAAGCAACTAGACTTCTGCATAAGATTGAATTGATGCTCTCCAAGTTCAAATACTTCAACTGA
- the LOC104241986 gene encoding glycerophosphodiester phosphodiesterase GDPD6-like isoform X2 — translation MVSPSVVPYIFLLLFVGCSARPLYPLPGRRNDRNKQPLQTFRAYNIAHRGSNGEIPEETAAAYMRAIEEGTDFIETDILASKDGALICFHDVTLDDTTDITNHKEFANRKRTYEVQGVNTTGFFLVDFTLDELKLLRVKQRYPFRDQQYNGEFSIITFDEFISIALDAHRVVGIYPEIKNPVFINQQVKWPGGKRFEDKFVETLKKYGYRGSYMSKQWLKQPAFIQSFAPTSLIYISNQTDLPKIFLIDDVDMPTQDTNQSYWEITSDSYLDFIKEYVVGIGPWKDNIIPVSSNYLQIPSDLVARAHAHNLQVHPYTFRNENKFLHFNFSEDPYNEYDYWINKIGVDGLFTDFTGSLHHYQEWTNPFASGEKEATRLLHKIELMLSKFKYFN, via the exons ATGGTTTCACCAA GTGTTGTCCCTTATATTTTTCTGCTACTTTTTGTTGGATGCTCAGCGAGACCTCTCTACCCACTTCCTGGCAGAAGAAATGATAGAAATAAACAGCCTTTACAAACATTTCGAGCATACAACATTGCGCACCGAGGTTCAAATGGAGAAATTCCCGAAGAAACTGCAGCAGCATACATG AGAGCTATTGAAGAGGGTACTGATTTCATTGAGACAGATATTTTAGCATCTAAAGACGGTGCTCTTATATGCTTCCATGATGTCACCCTTGACGATACAACTGATATAACAAATCACAAGGAGTTTGCTAATCGGAAGAGGACCTATGAGGTTCAAGGGGTCAACACTACTGGATTTTTTCTTG TTGATTTCACCCTTGATGAATTGAAGCTTCTGCGAGTAAAGCAAAGATATCCTTTCAGAGATCAGCAATATAATG GAGAATTTTCTATTATTACTTTTGATGAGTTCATCTCAATTGCATTGGATGCCCATAGAGTAGTTGGAATATATCCAGAGATAAAAAATCCAGTCTTTATCAACCAACAG GTTAAATGGCCAGGCGGTAAGAGATTTGAGGACAAGTTTGTTGAGACGCTGAAGAAGTATGGATACAGAGGTTCATATATGTCGAAGCAATGGTTAAAGCAGCCTGCATTCATTCAATCTTTTGCTCCAACGTCACTAATTTACATATCAAATCAAACAGACCTGCCTAAGATCTTCCTCATTGATGACGTGGATATGCCAACACAAGACACCAATCAG TCATATTGGGAGATTACTTCAGACAGTTATCTCGACTTCATCAAGGAATATGTGGTGGGGATTGGGCCTTGGAAGGACAACATAATTCCTGTTTCTAGCAACTATCTGCAAATACCTTCTGATCTCGTCGCAAGAGCACATGCCCATAATCTACAG GTTCATCCATATACTTTCCGGAATGAGAACAAATTCTTACACTTCAACTTCAGTGAAGATCCATACAATGAGTATGACTACTGGATAAACAAGATAGGCGTCGATGGGCTCTTCACAGATTTCACAGGCAGCCTTCACCATTATCAGGAATGGACCAATCCATTTGCATCTGGAGAAAAAGAAGCAACTAGACTTCTGCATAAGATTGAATTGATGCTCTCCAAGTTCAAATACTTCAACTGA
- the LOC104241986 gene encoding glycerophosphodiester phosphodiesterase GDPD6-like isoform X3: MVSPTRPLYPLPGRRNDRNKQPLQTFRAYNIAHRGSNGEIPEETAAAYMRAIEEGTDFIETDILASKDGALICFHDVTLDDTTDITNHKEFANRKRTYEVQGVNTTGFFLVDFTLDELKLLRVKQRYPFRDQQYNGEFSIITFDEFISIALDAHRVVGIYPEIKNPVFINQQVKWPGGKRFEDKFVETLKKYGYRGSYMSKQWLKQPAFIQSFAPTSLIYISNQTDLPKIFLIDDVDMPTQDTNQSYWEITSDSYLDFIKEYVVGIGPWKDNIIPVSSNYLQIPSDLVARAHAHNLQVHPYTFRNENKFLHFNFSEDPYNEYDYWINKIGVDGLFTDFTGSLHHYQEWTNPFASGEKEATRLLHKIELMLSKFKYFN; the protein is encoded by the exons ATGGTTTCACCAA CGAGACCTCTCTACCCACTTCCTGGCAGAAGAAATGATAGAAATAAACAGCCTTTACAAACATTTCGAGCATACAACATTGCGCACCGAGGTTCAAATGGAGAAATTCCCGAAGAAACTGCAGCAGCATACATG AGAGCTATTGAAGAGGGTACTGATTTCATTGAGACAGATATTTTAGCATCTAAAGACGGTGCTCTTATATGCTTCCATGATGTCACCCTTGACGATACAACTGATATAACAAATCACAAGGAGTTTGCTAATCGGAAGAGGACCTATGAGGTTCAAGGGGTCAACACTACTGGATTTTTTCTTG TTGATTTCACCCTTGATGAATTGAAGCTTCTGCGAGTAAAGCAAAGATATCCTTTCAGAGATCAGCAATATAATG GAGAATTTTCTATTATTACTTTTGATGAGTTCATCTCAATTGCATTGGATGCCCATAGAGTAGTTGGAATATATCCAGAGATAAAAAATCCAGTCTTTATCAACCAACAG GTTAAATGGCCAGGCGGTAAGAGATTTGAGGACAAGTTTGTTGAGACGCTGAAGAAGTATGGATACAGAGGTTCATATATGTCGAAGCAATGGTTAAAGCAGCCTGCATTCATTCAATCTTTTGCTCCAACGTCACTAATTTACATATCAAATCAAACAGACCTGCCTAAGATCTTCCTCATTGATGACGTGGATATGCCAACACAAGACACCAATCAG TCATATTGGGAGATTACTTCAGACAGTTATCTCGACTTCATCAAGGAATATGTGGTGGGGATTGGGCCTTGGAAGGACAACATAATTCCTGTTTCTAGCAACTATCTGCAAATACCTTCTGATCTCGTCGCAAGAGCACATGCCCATAATCTACAG GTTCATCCATATACTTTCCGGAATGAGAACAAATTCTTACACTTCAACTTCAGTGAAGATCCATACAATGAGTATGACTACTGGATAAACAAGATAGGCGTCGATGGGCTCTTCACAGATTTCACAGGCAGCCTTCACCATTATCAGGAATGGACCAATCCATTTGCATCTGGAGAAAAAGAAGCAACTAGACTTCTGCATAAGATTGAATTGATGCTCTCCAAGTTCAAATACTTCAACTGA
- the LOC104241989 gene encoding uncharacterized protein: MSNLSKLEFVALDISGKNYLSWVLDAVIHLAAKGLGDTITQGNEASSQDKAKAMIFLRHHLDEGLKVEYLTAKDPFELWTGLKERYDHLKATILLRARYEWMHLQLQDFKTSKPAQKGVKHAQVPRTSPSTVQQIHRNRIPFSAVRGEEIQRGLAPIRDVMNDEDLLEKTLTTFHASNMVLQQQYRERGFKKYYELISCLLVVEQHNTLLLKNHEDRPTGSAPLPEVSTAARRDMSRKRQNNNHGYMNVRGHANGKRRYNSRHRDELGKGVAAECEHLQEKLRSMQSEMD, translated from the exons atgtcgaATTTGTCAAAGCTTGAGTTTGTAGCACTTGATATTTCTGGAAAGAATTACCTGTCATGGGTTCTCGATGCTGTGATTCACTTAGCCGCTAAAGGCCTTGGTGACACCATTACTCAGGGTAATGAGGCATCAAGCCAGGacaaagcgaaggccatgattttccttcgtcatcatttgGATGAAGGTTTGAAGGTTGAATATTTGACAGCGAAAGATCCATTTGAATTGTGGACTGGCCTGAAGGAAAGGTATGATCACCTTAAGGCTACAATATTGCTGAGGGCTCGATATGAGTGGATGCACTTACAATTGCAAGATTTTAagacc tcaaaaccagctcaaaaaggagtgaaacatgcacaagtaccaagaacaagtccaagcacagtgcaacagaTCCACCGCaaccgcattccatttagtgcagtccgcggtgaggagattcagagag ggttggctccaATCAGGGATGTTATGAATGATGAGGATTTGTTGGAAAAGACTCTTACGACTTTTCATGCCTCAAATATGGTATTACAACAGCAATACCGTGAAAGAGGTTTTAAAAAGTATTATGAATTGATCTCATGCCTTCTGGTGGTTGAGCAACATAATACCCTTTTGCTGAAAAATCATGAAGACCGTCCCACAGGGTCAGCTCCGCTTCCTGAAGTGAGTACGGCAGCTAGACGTGATATGTCTAGAAAAAGACAGAATAATAATCATGGCTATATGAATGTACGTGGGCATGCCAATGGTAAGAGACGATATAATAGTCGTCATCGTGATGAGTTGGGAAAGGGAGTTGCCGCAGAGTGCGAGCATCTGCAGGAGAAATTGAGGTCAATGCAGTCGGAGATGGATTAG